A part of Halobaculum sp. MBLA0143 genomic DNA contains:
- a CDS encoding molybdopterin-dependent oxidoreductase, which yields MPFRQSIPFTRTDIALASSAGVAGLLASYAVAGVTPSFVAAPVSAFAAKTLPGAFITFAILVLGDLGQKLNLLTAIVAATVGLAGLAAVGLVVARRVETPGVELLAAPAAAAVALLATGAPTSSLATGAGVAVVLGGGLAADRFDGGAPAVSGDRRRVLGGLPGLVAVGAAAAALRSRAGGERSEPATPDALGGGEEDTTATATHTPTPTPRPEAPGTATASTEAAAGGSGGDGGAGGDADATRTPVATATPTPAPQSEIDRLLAEADRKSLGVDGIQPLVSKKHYEVDINAVNPDVAAGDWSLSLTGRVDEELTLSYDELTSMPADNRFVTLRCVGEARNGRKMDTALWTGVPIDPLLERASPDGACDCVMLRATDGFFEELGIEELRGGLLAFGMNGEVLPRRHGYPVRLLVPGHWGEVNVKWIDEIQFLESSKPGYWEKRNWQGTGEVNTVAKLKTVNRGDGRIEVAGHAYAGVRGVSGVEVSTDGGETWTAARVSDPLPGDDVWRQWVYEYDAPGEEHEVVVRAIESDGTTQSEERTGPFPSGASGWVSRTISP from the coding sequence ATGCCGTTCCGCCAGTCGATCCCGTTCACACGGACGGACATCGCCCTCGCGTCGTCTGCCGGTGTCGCCGGTCTCCTCGCCTCCTACGCCGTCGCCGGCGTCACGCCGTCGTTCGTCGCCGCGCCGGTGTCGGCGTTCGCCGCGAAGACGCTGCCCGGTGCGTTCATCACGTTCGCCATCCTCGTGCTCGGTGACCTGGGACAGAAGCTCAACCTCCTGACGGCCATCGTCGCCGCGACCGTCGGGCTGGCCGGCCTCGCTGCGGTCGGTCTGGTCGTCGCCCGTCGAGTCGAGACACCGGGCGTCGAACTGCTGGCCGCGCCGGCGGCGGCGGCCGTCGCGCTGCTGGCCACCGGTGCGCCGACGAGCAGCCTCGCCACGGGCGCGGGCGTCGCAGTCGTCCTCGGCGGCGGGCTGGCGGCCGACCGGTTCGACGGCGGCGCGCCCGCGGTCAGCGGCGACCGACGCCGGGTGTTGGGCGGGCTCCCGGGGCTCGTCGCCGTCGGTGCCGCGGCGGCGGCGCTCCGGAGCCGGGCGGGCGGCGAGCGCAGCGAGCCCGCGACCCCGGACGCCCTCGGCGGCGGTGAGGAAGACACGACGGCCACTGCGACCCACACGCCGACGCCGACACCGCGGCCGGAGGCCCCGGGGACAGCCACGGCCAGCACGGAGGCGGCCGCAGGCGGTTCCGGAGGCGACGGCGGCGCGGGTGGCGACGCGGACGCGACTCGGACCCCCGTCGCCACCGCGACACCGACGCCGGCGCCACAGTCGGAGATCGACCGACTCCTGGCGGAGGCCGACCGGAAGTCGCTGGGCGTCGACGGGATCCAGCCGCTCGTGTCGAAGAAACACTACGAGGTGGACATCAACGCGGTCAACCCGGACGTGGCGGCCGGCGACTGGTCGCTGTCGCTCACCGGCCGGGTGGACGAGGAGCTGACGCTGTCGTACGACGAACTCACGTCGATGCCGGCGGACAACCGGTTCGTCACGCTGCGGTGTGTCGGCGAGGCGCGCAACGGCCGGAAGATGGACACGGCGCTGTGGACGGGGGTGCCGATCGACCCCTTGTTGGAGCGCGCCTCGCCGGACGGCGCGTGTGACTGTGTGATGCTCCGTGCGACGGACGGCTTCTTCGAGGAGCTCGGGATCGAGGAGCTCCGAGGGGGTCTGCTCGCCTTCGGCATGAACGGCGAGGTGTTGCCGCGGCGCCACGGCTACCCCGTCCGACTGCTCGTCCCCGGCCACTGGGGGGAGGTGAACGTGAAGTGGATCGACGAGATCCAGTTCCTGGAGTCGTCGAAGCCGGGCTACTGGGAGAAACGCAACTGGCAGGGCACCGGTGAGGTGAACACGGTCGCCAAGCTGAAGACGGTGAACCGCGGCGACGGCCGGATCGAGGTGGCGGGCCACGCCTACGCCGGCGTCAGGGGCGTCAGTGGGGTCGAGGTGTCGACGGACGGCGGCGAGACGTGGACGGCGGCCCGGGTGAGCGACCCGTTACCCGGCGACGACGTGTGGCGCCAGTGGGTCTACGAGTACGACGCGCCGGGCGAGGAACACGA